One Bufo gargarizans isolate SCDJY-AF-19 chromosome 4, ASM1485885v1, whole genome shotgun sequence DNA window includes the following coding sequences:
- the PLN gene encoding cardiac phospholamban encodes MDKVQHITRSAMRRASNIEVNQQTRQNLQELFVNFSLILICLLLICIIVMLL; translated from the coding sequence ATGGATAAAGTCCAGCACATTACCCGATCTGCAATGAGGAGAGCCTCAAATATTGAGGTCAACCAGCAGACCCGGCAAAACCTACAAGAACTCTTTGTCAATTTCTCTCTTATTCTCATCTGTCTTCTTCTCATCTGCATCATTGTGATGCTCCTCTGA